A portion of the Bulleidia sp. zg-1006 genome contains these proteins:
- a CDS encoding exodeoxyribonuclease III: protein MKFISWNVNGLRAVMKKGFHEFFEAVDADIFALQETKMQADQITSDMEFEGYYRYMNSAERKGYSGTMVYCKEEPLSVQYDIDGDSSKEGRVITLEYPDYYFVTAYVPNSKEGLVRLDFRLEWEDALRAHLKQLNEKKAVVYTGDLNVAHEEIDLKNPQSNHKNPGFSDEERGKMSELLASGYVDSFRYLYPEEVKYSWWSYRAAARERNVGWRIDYFIVSKDAKEKVKDSLIYDQVMGSDHCPVGLELDL from the coding sequence ATGAAGTTTATTTCATGGAATGTGAATGGGCTTAGAGCGGTCATGAAAAAAGGCTTCCATGAGTTTTTTGAAGCAGTGGATGCGGATATATTTGCGCTTCAAGAAACGAAGATGCAAGCCGATCAAATTACCTCGGATATGGAATTTGAGGGCTATTATCGTTACATGAATTCAGCGGAAAGAAAAGGTTATTCAGGAACGATGGTGTATTGTAAGGAAGAGCCACTTTCGGTGCAATACGATATTGATGGTGATTCTTCTAAAGAGGGACGAGTTATTACACTAGAATATCCGGACTATTATTTTGTCACAGCTTATGTGCCGAATTCAAAGGAAGGTCTAGTGCGTTTGGATTTCCGCTTGGAATGGGAAGATGCTCTAAGGGCACATTTGAAGCAATTAAATGAAAAGAAAGCCGTGGTTTATACTGGTGACTTGAATGTGGCACATGAAGAAATCGATTTAAAAAATCCCCAATCCAATCATAAAAATCCTGGTTTTTCTGATGAAGAGCGGGGAAAGATGAGTGAATTATTGGCTTCGGGTTATGTGGATTCATTCCGCTATTTATACCCGGAAGAAGTGAAGTATTCATGGTGGTCTTATCGAGCGGCGGCTAGAGAAAGAAATGTCGGCTGGAGAATTGATTACTTTATCGTGTCAAAGGATGCGAAGGAAAAAGTCAAGGATTCTTTAATTTATGATCAAGTGATGGGGTCAGATCATTGTCCTGTTGGCTTAGAGCTGGACTTATAA
- a CDS encoding aminopeptidase P family protein, which produces MTVNERIEALRQLMAENCLDVYYVPNEDDHLSEEYTADYFKAKSYMSGFSGESGCVIVTKDFAGLWTDGRYFTQAENELAGSQVELMRLRQEGIPNPLDFLVDQTPVHGKLGFDGSVVSARTKNFLQKKLEQKQASIVNDVDLVGQIWNERPKMPEESLFVLDTKYTGVGAKDKIIQARKSMLEAGADVLFLAALEDPCWLLNIRGNDIENTPVTYAFVLMTENEVNYYVNEKKVNVEVRAHLENSGVTIKDYDEIETDLLKLQNKVVLANLDTLNSKLYTALQGNTILDQESPIAYRRAIKNEVEIECTKNAHVKDGVAVFKFIHWLKNEVKKNEVTEVSAQNKLYDLRGEGQDYIEPSFTTISAYQANGAMMHYSATEENHAKLEPKGFLLVDSGGTYKDGTTDITRTIAVGPLTKEEKKYYTLVLKGHLDLMAAHFLKGTTGNNVDILARQPLWKEDIDYQCGTGHGVGHVLAVHEGPHRIGWGFSSLRPPVPFEAGMIVTDEPGVYLPHELGIRIENELLVVNGNKNFYGQFMHFETLTYVPYEVEAIEVSLLTDEELIQLNAYHAQVRAILSPYLKGEELAYLEEVTKELVRS; this is translated from the coding sequence ATGACAGTAAATGAAAGAATAGAAGCACTTCGTCAGCTGATGGCGGAGAATTGTTTGGATGTTTATTATGTGCCGAATGAAGATGATCATTTATCCGAAGAATACACGGCTGATTATTTCAAAGCTAAGTCCTATATGTCCGGCTTTAGTGGTGAATCAGGTTGTGTGATTGTAACAAAAGATTTTGCCGGTTTATGGACCGATGGTCGTTATTTCACCCAAGCAGAAAATGAATTGGCTGGCAGCCAAGTGGAATTGATGCGTTTGCGTCAAGAGGGTATCCCAAACCCATTGGATTTCTTAGTGGATCAAACACCGGTTCATGGTAAGTTAGGCTTTGATGGTTCGGTTGTTAGTGCTCGAACCAAGAATTTCTTACAAAAGAAACTCGAACAGAAACAAGCCTCTATCGTGAATGATGTGGATTTGGTTGGACAAATTTGGAATGAACGTCCAAAAATGCCGGAAGAATCTTTATTTGTATTAGATACGAAGTACACCGGTGTTGGTGCCAAGGATAAAATTATCCAAGCTAGAAAGTCCATGCTAGAAGCGGGTGCCGATGTTTTATTCTTAGCGGCTTTAGAAGATCCATGTTGGTTATTGAACATTCGTGGTAATGATATTGAAAACACTCCGGTGACCTATGCTTTTGTGTTAATGACAGAAAATGAAGTGAATTACTATGTCAATGAAAAGAAAGTGAACGTAGAGGTTCGAGCACACTTAGAAAATAGTGGGGTAACCATTAAGGATTACGATGAAATTGAAACGGATTTATTAAAGCTGCAAAATAAGGTTGTTTTAGCAAATTTAGATACATTGAATTCTAAGTTATATACTGCTTTACAGGGTAATACAATTCTTGATCAAGAATCACCAATTGCGTATCGTCGAGCGATTAAAAATGAAGTTGAAATCGAATGCACCAAGAATGCTCATGTCAAGGATGGGGTAGCGGTATTTAAGTTTATTCATTGGTTAAAGAATGAAGTGAAGAAAAATGAAGTAACGGAAGTTAGTGCACAAAATAAGTTATACGATTTACGCGGTGAAGGTCAAGACTACATTGAACCATCCTTCACAACTATTTCTGCTTATCAAGCTAATGGAGCTATGATGCACTATTCAGCAACAGAAGAAAATCACGCTAAGTTGGAACCAAAGGGCTTCTTACTAGTGGATTCAGGTGGCACTTATAAAGATGGCACAACGGATATCACCCGTACGATTGCCGTTGGTCCTTTAACAAAGGAAGAAAAGAAGTACTATACCTTAGTTCTAAAAGGTCATTTAGATTTAATGGCGGCTCATTTCTTAAAAGGTACGACAGGGAATAATGTTGATATTTTAGCCCGTCAGCCTTTATGGAAGGAAGATATTGATTACCAATGTGGAACAGGGCATGGTGTGGGTCATGTTCTGGCGGTACATGAAGGTCCGCATCGTATTGGTTGGGGTTTCTCTAGTCTACGTCCACCAGTCCCTTTTGAAGCGGGGATGATTGTAACGGATGAACCGGGTGTTTACTTACCACATGAATTGGGTATTCGTATTGAAAATGAATTATTAGTCGTGAATGGCAACAAGAATTTCTATGGTCAATTCATGCATTTTGAAACATTAACCTATGTGCCTTATGAAGTCGAAGCAATTGAAGTTTCTTTATTAACGGATGAAGAATTGATACAGTTAAATGCTTATCATGCGCAAGTGCGTGCAATTTTAAGTCCTTATCTTAAAGGAGAAGAATTAGCGTACTTAGAGGAAGTAACCAAGGAGCTTGTTCGTTCATGA
- a CDS encoding GNAT family N-acetyltransferase, with product MKELIQYRKQLLEGNQIRLRGTIESDKEIFAKWWNEDSLLLGNRSRLFPTYEEENKKLFTAWSGNEKKDGFGLTIENLQGEVVGHLSCFGLLLPERIATLGIFIGPEFQGLGYGSEAMKKGIKIVFEELNAHKAEVNVFSYNASAIHVYEKVGFVKEGVRRAASYHHGQYYDVITMGILEEEYYGKD from the coding sequence ATGAAAGAATTAATTCAATATCGGAAACAATTATTAGAAGGTAATCAAATACGCTTGCGAGGAACCATTGAAAGCGATAAAGAAATCTTTGCGAAATGGTGGAATGAGGATTCACTATTATTAGGAAACCGCTCCCGTCTATTTCCAACTTATGAAGAAGAAAATAAAAAGTTATTTACCGCATGGTCAGGTAATGAGAAAAAAGATGGTTTTGGTTTAACCATTGAGAATTTACAAGGAGAAGTGGTTGGTCATTTATCCTGTTTCGGTTTATTACTACCAGAAAGAATCGCGACTTTAGGTATCTTTATCGGTCCTGAATTCCAAGGTTTAGGTTATGGTTCGGAAGCAATGAAAAAAGGTATTAAAATCGTCTTTGAAGAATTAAATGCCCATAAAGCAGAAGTCAATGTATTTTCTTACAATGCAAGTGCTATCCATGTGTATGAAAAAGTTGGTTTTGTAAAGGAAGGAGTTCGACGAGCGGCTTCCTACCATCATGGTCAATACTACGATGTGATTACAATGGGTATTTTAGAAGAAGAATATTACGGAAAAGACTGA
- the nudC gene encoding NAD(+) diphosphatase → MIQDIYPYVMTNHYNPNQKAKKGDKIFYFENNQIITKPDGRFFQYEDCPNNDRYIYLFSMGTHHFFLSDLRSLEHTSFSARQLRYYEPQFLGFAALTALHLFHWYQDNQYCGKCGQLLQLDKKERALRCPHCQHVLYPKISPAIIVAIINSKNQLLVTKYAQGDYQKYALVAGYSEIGETIEQTVIREVQEETGLKVKNIRYYKSQPWGFSSSLLFGFFAQVDGDESIHMDTEELRLARWADPSEDLDTNGVASLTGEMVELFLTGRYKDFYTLEK, encoded by the coding sequence ATGATTCAAGATATTTATCCTTATGTCATGACCAATCATTACAATCCTAATCAAAAGGCAAAAAAGGGGGATAAGATTTTCTACTTTGAAAATAATCAAATCATCACAAAACCGGATGGTCGTTTCTTTCAGTATGAAGATTGTCCGAATAACGATCGTTATATCTATTTATTCTCAATGGGAACTCACCATTTCTTTCTAAGTGATCTTCGCTCTTTAGAGCATACTTCCTTTTCAGCTCGTCAACTACGCTATTATGAACCGCAATTTTTAGGCTTTGCGGCTTTAACCGCTCTTCATTTATTCCATTGGTATCAGGATAATCAATATTGTGGTAAGTGCGGACAGCTTTTACAGCTGGATAAAAAAGAAAGAGCTCTTCGTTGTCCACATTGTCAACATGTTCTATATCCAAAAATTTCTCCAGCTATAATCGTTGCCATTATCAATTCAAAAAATCAATTATTGGTTACCAAGTACGCCCAAGGCGATTATCAAAAGTATGCTTTAGTAGCTGGTTATTCAGAAATTGGAGAAACCATTGAACAAACCGTTATTCGTGAGGTACAAGAAGAAACTGGTTTAAAAGTTAAAAACATCCGTTATTATAAATCTCAGCCATGGGGCTTTTCTTCTTCTCTTTTATTTGGTTTCTTTGCGCAAGTGGATGGAGATGAAAGCATTCACATGGATACAGAAGAACTTCGTTTAGCTCGATGGGCGGATCCAAGTGAAGATTTGGATACCAATGGTGTCGCTTCTTTAACGGGGGAAATGGTTGAATTGTTCCTAACTGGTCGCTATAAGGATTTCTATACTTTGGAAAAATAA
- the prfB gene encoding peptide chain release factor 2 (programmed frameshift) translates to MELYELKQILSQRQAKLESLGSSLDLTAKKEEIQKNNDLMAQEDFWNDQKKAQRIIKENNGLKDLVSQHEKLTETTLDLLASVTDLQASLDEDMKELVEEEFLKYNMDYANFEVRVLLSGPYDDHNAILEIHPGAGGTEAMDWAGMLYRMYTRFAERRGYQLEVMDYQPGEEAGVKSVSMRISGNMAYGYLKAENGVHRLVRISPFDSNARRHTSFASVEIMPEFEDDLEIELDEKDLEVITMRSSGAGGQHINKTDSAVRMTHKPSGITVFSQSQRSQLQNRETCLNMLKSKLLQLKIREQEQRASEIKGEVKANEWGSQIRSYVFAPYTMVKDLRTGYEVGNVQSVMDGDIEGFIDSYLRSQL, encoded by the exons ATGGAACTTTATGAATTAAAACAGATTTTAAGTCAACGCCAAGCCAAATTGGAGTCGCTTGGCTCCTCACTT GACTTAACTGCAAAGAAAGAAGAAATCCAAAAAAATAATGACTTAATGGCGCAAGAAGACTTTTGGAATGATCAAAAGAAAGCGCAACGAATTATCAAAGAAAACAACGGTTTAAAAGACTTGGTAAGTCAACATGAAAAACTTACGGAAACCACCTTAGATTTATTAGCTTCCGTGACTGATTTACAAGCTTCCTTGGATGAAGATATGAAGGAATTGGTGGAAGAGGAATTTTTGAAATACAATATGGATTACGCCAATTTTGAGGTTCGTGTTCTTTTATCGGGTCCTTATGATGACCATAACGCTATTTTAGAAATTCATCCAGGCGCTGGTGGGACAGAAGCGATGGATTGGGCAGGGATGTTGTATCGGATGTACACACGCTTTGCGGAAAGACGGGGTTATCAGTTAGAAGTTATGGATTATCAACCGGGGGAAGAAGCGGGTGTAAAATCCGTTTCGATGCGTATTTCCGGGAATATGGCTTATGGTTATTTAAAAGCAGAAAATGGAGTGCATCGTTTGGTGCGTATTTCACCATTTGATTCCAATGCAAGAAGACATACTTCCTTCGCTTCGGTTGAGATCATGCCTGAATTTGAAGATGATTTAGAAATTGAACTTGATGAAAAGGATTTAGAAGTGATTACCATGCGTTCTTCAGGGGCGGGTGGGCAGCACATCAATAAAACCGACTCGGCGGTTCGTATGACTCATAAACCAAGTGGTATTACTGTTTTTTCTCAATCACAACGTTCCCAGCTTCAAAACCGAGAAACATGTTTGAATATGTTGAAATCAAAGCTATTACAGCTTAAAATTCGAGAACAGGAACAAAGAGCTTCTGAAATCAAAGGAGAAGTAAAAGCGAACGAATGGGGCTCTCAAATTCGTTCTTATGTCTTTGCGCCATACACCATGGTGAAGGATTTAAGAACAGGTTATGAAGTGGGTAATGTTCAATCGGTTATGGATGGAGATATTGAAGGCTTCATTGATTCTTATTTGCGTAGTCAATTATAG
- the secA gene encoding preprotein translocase subunit SecA, with amino-acid sequence MANFLTRLFNEDARKLAKLEKQIQPILALEEEYANLSDEQLQNKTIEFKERLQKGESLEDIYVEAFATAREACKRVIGEFPYPVQLIGATVMQGGDIAEMKTGEGKTLTSVMAVYLNALTGKGVHVVTVNEYLSKRDSEWMGQIHRFLGLTVGLNLHQLAPSEKRAAYACDITYTTNSELGFDYLRDNMVTDLKDRVLRGLNFAIVDEVDSILIDESRTPLIISGGKKQTANLYLQADRFVKALRKDEDYELDVKSKTVQLTESGVHKAEKTFKIDNLYNLAYTQLLHHINQALKANYIMLCDIDYLVDTENDEIVIVDPNTGRLMQGRQWSDGLHQAVEAKEGISIKQETTTLATITYQNFFRLYNKLAGMTGTAKTEEEEFLDIYNMYVVEVPTNRPIIRLDYPDAVFGSKKAKFSALVDEVVKRHESGQPVLVGTIAVETSELISKYLQERHIHHEVLNAKNHQREAEIIAKAGQIGSVTIATNMAGRGTDIKLGEGVRELGGLCVLGSERHESRRIDNQLRGRSGRQGDPGMSRFYISVQDDLMVRFAPERFESLFASLGDTAIESKTVTRSISSAQKRVEGVNYDARKQLLQYDDVMRQQRETMYEQRDYILEHEDIHSFIENMFKRVISDLVASHVNPESRQLHVNDYVKALDSLGFEGIVQAEDIQNMNDEQAIDFSTEKAWQDYDEKIDPVREQIQDFERNMTLSVIDRAWSDHIDNMSKLRDGIGLRSYAQGNPLQAYVSEGFQMFEDMQRTISKDVVNYCMNVQVVKQEEVA; translated from the coding sequence ATGGCGAACTTTTTAACAAGACTTTTTAATGAAGACGCAAGAAAATTGGCTAAACTTGAGAAACAAATTCAGCCAATTCTGGCTTTAGAAGAAGAATATGCGAATTTAAGTGATGAGCAATTGCAAAATAAAACAATAGAATTTAAAGAACGCTTGCAAAAGGGTGAAAGCTTAGAAGACATTTATGTTGAAGCTTTTGCGACCGCAAGAGAAGCTTGTAAGCGAGTGATTGGTGAATTTCCCTACCCGGTTCAGTTAATTGGAGCGACCGTCATGCAAGGTGGCGATATTGCTGAAATGAAGACGGGGGAAGGTAAGACCTTGACCTCGGTTATGGCGGTTTACTTAAATGCACTAACAGGAAAAGGGGTTCATGTGGTAACGGTCAATGAATACTTAAGTAAGCGTGACTCCGAGTGGATGGGACAAATTCATCGTTTCTTAGGTTTAACGGTTGGTTTAAACCTCCACCAATTAGCCCCTAGCGAAAAAAGAGCTGCTTATGCTTGCGATATCACTTATACAACCAACTCTGAATTGGGTTTTGATTACCTAAGAGACAATATGGTTACGGATCTAAAAGATCGTGTATTAAGGGGCTTGAACTTTGCGATTGTCGATGAGGTGGACTCCATTTTAATCGATGAATCGAGAACCCCATTGATTATCTCCGGTGGTAAGAAACAAACCGCTAACTTATATCTACAAGCTGACCGCTTTGTGAAGGCATTGCGTAAGGATGAAGATTACGAATTAGATGTCAAATCTAAGACAGTTCAATTAACAGAATCAGGTGTGCATAAGGCTGAAAAAACCTTTAAGATTGATAATCTTTATAACCTAGCCTATACCCAATTATTACACCACATTAACCAAGCTTTAAAAGCAAATTACATTATGTTGTGTGATATTGATTATTTGGTGGATACCGAAAATGATGAAATTGTGATTGTTGATCCAAATACAGGACGTTTGATGCAAGGGCGTCAATGGTCAGATGGTTTACACCAAGCTGTTGAGGCAAAAGAAGGGATTTCTATCAAGCAAGAAACCACTACGCTAGCGACTATTACTTATCAGAATTTTTTCCGCTTATACAATAAGTTAGCGGGTATGACAGGTACTGCTAAAACGGAAGAAGAAGAATTCTTAGATATTTACAATATGTATGTTGTTGAAGTACCTACCAATCGTCCCATCATCCGTTTGGATTATCCCGATGCGGTCTTTGGGAGTAAGAAGGCGAAATTCTCGGCTTTGGTTGATGAAGTGGTTAAACGCCATGAAAGCGGACAACCCGTATTGGTCGGTACCATTGCCGTTGAAACTTCGGAATTGATTTCTAAATATCTACAAGAACGTCATATTCACCATGAAGTTCTCAATGCGAAGAATCACCAACGGGAAGCGGAGATTATTGCGAAAGCCGGTCAAATTGGTTCGGTTACTATTGCAACGAATATGGCTGGTCGTGGTACTGATATTAAGTTGGGTGAAGGTGTGCGTGAACTAGGCGGTTTATGTGTTTTAGGTTCAGAAAGACACGAATCTCGTCGTATTGACAACCAGTTACGGGGTCGTTCTGGTCGTCAAGGGGATCCTGGTATGTCTCGTTTCTATATTTCGGTTCAAGATGATTTGATGGTTCGTTTTGCACCGGAACGTTTTGAATCCTTATTTGCGTCTTTAGGAGATACAGCGATTGAATCCAAGACCGTTACCCGTTCTATTTCTTCTGCTCAAAAGCGTGTGGAAGGAGTAAACTACGATGCTCGTAAACAATTATTGCAATACGATGATGTTATGCGCCAACAGCGTGAAACCATGTATGAACAACGCGACTATATTTTGGAACATGAAGATATTCATAGCTTTATTGAGAATATGTTCAAGCGTGTTATTTCGGATTTAGTGGCTTCACATGTCAACCCGGAAAGTCGTCAGTTGCATGTAAACGATTATGTAAAGGCATTAGATAGTTTGGGATTTGAAGGTATTGTGCAAGCGGAAGATATTCAAAATATGAATGATGAACAAGCCATTGACTTCAGTACCGAAAAAGCTTGGCAAGATTACGATGAAAAGATTGATCCGGTGCGTGAGCAAATTCAAGACTTTGAACGCAATATGACTTTAAGTGTCATTGATCGTGCTTGGTCGGATCATATTGATAATATGTCTAAGCTAAGAGATGGTATTGGTTTACGCTCTTATGCCCAAGGTAACCCTTTACAAGCCTATGTGTCAGAAGGTTTCCAGATGTTTGAAGATATGCAAAGAACGATTTCCAAAGATGTTGTGAATTACTGCATGAATGTACAAGTGGTGAAACAAGAAGAGGTGGCTTAA
- a CDS encoding ComF family protein, with protein sequence MRCLLCDERKNGSLWELFFSKDPLCFECRSSLLRKSICFEFHGVYLRADYVYDVAFSRLLRQFKEQKDEALKSVFLYGLEKKIWWRYRGYTVVFMPSRKDKLQERGFFPLQEIFANIPLQQKTLFKKEGAMDQKDASLEQRLEVGKSISLISDGDIPKRILLVDDTITTGATLKAALDLLKEKEVEIQIYCLSVNQKWLSNLL encoded by the coding sequence ATGCGTTGTCTTCTTTGTGATGAAAGGAAGAATGGGTCTTTATGGGAATTGTTTTTTTCAAAGGATCCTTTGTGTTTTGAATGTCGAAGCAGTTTGCTAAGAAAATCCATCTGCTTTGAGTTTCATGGTGTTTATTTGCGGGCGGATTATGTATATGATGTGGCATTTTCTCGCTTATTGAGGCAATTTAAGGAACAAAAGGATGAAGCGTTAAAGTCAGTGTTTCTTTATGGATTAGAGAAAAAGATTTGGTGGCGATATCGAGGTTATACGGTGGTTTTTATGCCATCGAGAAAAGATAAGCTACAAGAAAGAGGCTTTTTTCCTTTGCAAGAAATCTTTGCGAACATCCCTTTACAACAAAAAACTCTTTTTAAAAAAGAAGGCGCTATGGACCAAAAAGATGCATCGCTTGAGCAAAGACTTGAGGTAGGAAAGTCTATTTCTTTGATTTCAGATGGGGATATACCAAAACGTATTCTATTAGTGGATGATACCATTACAACCGGTGCAACATTAAAAGCCGCTTTGGATTTATTAAAAGAAAAAGAGGTTGAGATTCAGATTTATTGCCTTTCGGTTAATCAAAAGTGGTTATCTAACTTGTTATGA
- a CDS encoding helicase-related protein, producing the protein MKCERCGNEDPNYFYHGKRGRYCRKCVSFLEENKLDWSLTKEDCDEYYLSYSLSSKQKEISYQCALAIEYQDVLLRCVCGSGKTEMVLETISKQLKKGKVVGFAVPRREVVLELKQRLAEIFRQAKVIAVCAGHTKETQGDIVVCTTHQLYRYGYAFDVLILDEPDAFPFKNNPVLWGFAQRACLGHTVFLSATPNEIILKRENLKILRLDQRPHGKPLVVPRLKYGLFVTQLIRLCRWLRNRKTIPCMVFLPTISLTNGFYRIFHCFYPCERITSESQNKEEIVTSFRKGKFHLLFCTTVMERGITIEGVDVCVWKAEHAVFDQASLIQIAGRVGRKFAHPSGDVLFLCQERSKVVEKAIQSIKVSNALSSL; encoded by the coding sequence ATGAAGTGCGAAAGATGTGGAAATGAAGATCCAAATTATTTTTATCATGGAAAAAGAGGCCGGTATTGTCGAAAATGTGTTTCCTTCTTAGAAGAAAATAAGTTGGATTGGTCGCTAACCAAAGAAGATTGCGATGAATATTATTTGAGCTATTCCTTATCTTCAAAGCAGAAAGAAATATCTTATCAATGTGCTTTGGCCATTGAATACCAAGATGTTTTATTGCGTTGCGTTTGTGGATCCGGTAAAACAGAGATGGTTTTAGAAACCATATCAAAACAGCTTAAGAAAGGGAAAGTAGTTGGCTTTGCGGTACCAAGAAGGGAAGTCGTATTGGAATTGAAACAACGCTTGGCAGAGATATTTCGACAAGCTAAAGTAATTGCGGTTTGTGCCGGTCATACGAAAGAAACACAAGGCGATATTGTGGTCTGTACGACGCATCAACTATATCGATATGGATATGCCTTTGATGTCTTAATTCTCGATGAACCGGATGCGTTTCCTTTTAAAAACAACCCTGTTTTATGGGGATTTGCACAAAGGGCTTGTTTAGGGCATACAGTTTTTTTAAGTGCTACTCCGAATGAGATTATTTTAAAAAGAGAGAATTTAAAAATTCTTCGTCTTGATCAAAGACCACATGGTAAGCCATTGGTAGTCCCTCGGCTTAAATATGGTCTATTTGTTACACAATTGATTCGTTTATGCCGTTGGTTAAGGAACAGAAAAACCATTCCCTGCATGGTCTTTTTACCAACCATATCTTTAACAAATGGGTTTTATCGCATTTTCCATTGTTTTTATCCATGTGAAAGGATAACGAGTGAAAGTCAGAATAAAGAAGAAATAGTAACTTCTTTTCGTAAGGGGAAATTTCATCTTTTGTTTTGTACAACGGTTATGGAAAGAGGTATTACGATTGAGGGCGTTGATGTTTGTGTGTGGAAGGCAGAACATGCTGTTTTTGATCAAGCGAGCTTAATTCAAATTGCCGGTCGAGTGGGTAGAAAGTTTGCACATCCAAGTGGGGATGTTTTATTTCTATGTCAAGAAAGATCGAAGGTGGTTGAAAAAGCTATCCAATCCATAAAGGTATCCAATGCGTTGTCTTCTTTGTGA
- the ispD gene encoding 2-C-methyl-D-erythritol 4-phosphate cytidylyltransferase yields the protein MHYSVVIVAAGVGQRMKLGFNKAYAKLSTGKTIVETTVAVFLQDPDCKQIVLVTDMEDPYTKQLAAQYGRLVVARGGATRQESVCSGLRAVLCDYVLIHDGARPYVRLELIDRVKKALEIEKAALLAIPSRDTVKRVKDGYVVETYPRSELMLAQTPQGFETDLIIDCYKKAMKEGYLATDDVSLVEHYSDVPVKIVEGSPSNFKITTPDDLR from the coding sequence ATGCATTATAGTGTGGTCATTGTCGCTGCCGGGGTGGGGCAACGAATGAAGTTAGGCTTTAATAAAGCCTATGCGAAATTATCCACTGGTAAAACGATTGTAGAAACAACGGTTGCTGTCTTTCTACAAGATCCTGATTGCAAACAAATTGTCTTGGTGACGGATATGGAAGATCCTTATACAAAACAATTAGCGGCTCAATATGGTCGATTAGTTGTCGCAAGGGGTGGTGCTACAAGACAAGAAAGTGTTTGTTCGGGATTGCGAGCAGTGCTATGTGATTACGTTTTAATTCATGATGGGGCTAGACCATATGTTCGTTTAGAATTGATTGATCGGGTTAAGAAAGCTTTAGAAATAGAAAAAGCGGCGTTACTCGCCATTCCTTCAAGAGATACGGTTAAACGGGTGAAGGATGGTTATGTTGTAGAAACCTATCCTCGTAGTGAATTGATGTTAGCACAAACACCTCAAGGTTTTGAAACAGATTTAATTATTGATTGCTATAAAAAAGCAATGAAAGAGGGTTATTTAGCAACGGATGATGTGTCTTTGGTGGAACATTATAGTGATGTACCTGTTAAAATTGTTGAAGGTAGCCCAAGCAACTTTAAGATAACAACACCGGATGACTTACGATAG
- a CDS encoding small multi-drug export protein, translating to MEAFVTWWAEHIGKLLSPLVSTFLVSLLPIIELRGGLILASLLKVPLWQAVFVAVIGNILPVPFILWGIESFLHWLVEHRMSRLATWIERKVEKNKEKIETVGLWGLVLFVGIPLPGTGAWTGSLLAAVLDMDRKKASLAIALGVGLAACIMTILSYGFLGNIVH from the coding sequence ATGGAAGCTTTTGTGACATGGTGGGCAGAACATATAGGAAAATTATTGTCACCATTGGTATCAACATTTTTAGTTAGTTTATTACCAATTATTGAATTAAGAGGCGGTTTAATCCTTGCGTCTTTATTAAAGGTTCCACTATGGCAAGCTGTTTTCGTGGCAGTTATTGGCAACATTCTCCCAGTACCATTTATTTTATGGGGAATTGAAAGCTTCTTGCATTGGCTAGTGGAACACCGGATGAGTCGATTGGCAACATGGATAGAACGGAAAGTTGAAAAAAACAAAGAGAAGATAGAAACGGTTGGTCTATGGGGTTTGGTACTTTTTGTGGGCATTCCTTTACCCGGAACAGGAGCGTGGACAGGTTCTTTGTTGGCGGCGGTTTTAGATATGGATCGCAAGAAAGCTAGTCTAGCAATTGCACTTGGTGTCGGCTTAGCGGCCTGTATAATGACTATCTTATCCTATGGTTTTTTAGGAAATATTGTGCATTAA